The genomic region AAGTATCAACGGACCATTGTCCGTTACTGCCACCGTGTGCTCGAAGTGTGCCGAGAGTCCGCCATCTGTGGTGACTGCGGTCCAACCGTCTGCCAGCACCCGCACGTCGTATCCCTTCTCGTTGATCATTGGCTCGATGGCGAGCACCATGCCCGGCTTCAGCTTGGGCCCTTTGCCGGCCACACCGAAATTCGGGATCTGCGGCCCTTCGTGCAGCTCTTTGCCGATGCCGTGCCCGACAAAGTCGCGCACCACGGAGAAGCCGCGCGCCTCGACGTAGGCTTGCACCGCGTGGGACACGTCCGAGAGGCGGTGCAAGGCATCAGCGACCTCGATCGCCTTGTAGAGCGACTCCTCGGTGACCTTGATCAACTTGGCCGCGGCCGGGGAGATCTCACCTACGGGAACCGTAATAGCCGAATCGCCGTAAAAGCCGCCGTAGACGACGCCGAAGTCGAGGCTGACGATGTCGCCCGGGACCAGGACGCGCTGCGTCGCGAAACCGTGAACCACCTGCTCGTTTACCGAACAACAAAGCGAAAAGGGGAAGCCGCTGTAACCCTTGAAGGCTGGCTTCGCCTTCCTCTTCAGCGTTTCCCTCTCCGCGAATGCGTCCAGCTCTGCCAGGGTAACCCCGGGTGCCACCTTTTCCCTGAGCCCGGCCAGGATCTCAGCTACGATCCTTCCGGCGGCCGCCATCTTCTCGATCTCAGCCGGGGATTTGAGTACGATCACCGCTAGGCCTGTACCGCCGCGAGGATGTCCGCCTGGACCCCTTCTACGGTCCCGAGGCCATCGACCGAGCGGAGCAGCCCTGCCGCCTGGTAGTAGGCGATCAGAGGTGCGGTCTGCGCTTCGTAAACCGCCAGGCGGTTCAGGATGGTTTCTTCCTTGTCGTCCTCACGCTGGACTAACTGGCCGGAGCAGGCATCGCATACGCCTGCAACCTTGGAAGGTGCGAAGTCGACGTGGTAGCCGGCGCCGCAATTGGCACAAGCGCGACGGCCGGTGAGCCGCTTCAGGAGTTCTGCCTTGTCCACAGACAGCGAGACTACGTGGTCGATCGACTTCCCCATGCCGGAAAGGACCTGACCAAGGGCGTCTGCCTGGGGGACCGTGCGGGGGAAACCGTCCAGGATGAATCCCTTCTGGCAGTCCGCCTGCGCCAGCCTCTCCTCGACGATGCCGATCACGACCTCGTCGGGAACCAGCGCGCCGGAGTCCATGTACCCCTTGGCCTTCGCTCCCATGGGAGTGAGCTCTTTAACGGCAGCCCGCAGAATATCGCCTGTCGATATCTGCGGGATACCAAACCTGTCTATGAGAAGTTTTGCCTGGGTCCCCTTGCCGACGCCCGGGGGTCCGAGGAGGATGAGATTCATGATAACCCCTTACCTTCTACCCTGTATGCGCACACCCTTCATGAACCCTTCGTAGCTACGGGTAATCAGGTGCGCCTCTATCTGCGCCAGGGTGTCCATGCCAACGCCAACGGCGATGAGCAGGGAAGTGCCGCCGAAGTAGAAGGGGAGGTTGAATTTCCCGATCAGGATCGAAGGAAGCACACAGACAGCGGAGATGTAGATGGCACCGGCGAAGGTCAATTTGGTCAGCACCGCGTCGAGGAAGTCGGAGGTCTCCTTGCCGGGACGGATCCCGGGGACGTACCCCCCCTGCTTCTTGACGTTGTCGGCGACATCAACCGGGTTGAAAGTCACAGCCGTGTAGAAGTAACAGAAAAAGACGATAAAGGCAACAAATAAAATCTCGTAGAGCAACTTTCCGGGGGCCAGCTGTTTCGATGCTGCCTGCACCCAGGGGACGTCGATGAAGTTGCCCACCGTGGCCGGGAACATGATGATCGACGAAGCAAAGATCGGCGGGATGACGCCGGCCATGTTCACCTTAAGCGGCAGGTGCGAACTCTGCGCGCCGACGGTCTTGAGCCCCACAACCCTCTTGGCATAGTGGATCGGGATCCTGCGCTGGCCGCGCTCCATGAAGACCACCGCCGCGATCACCGCGAACATCACCGCGGCGATCAGGATCAACACGAAGAGAGAGAGCTCGCCGGTCTTGACCAGGCGGAAGCTGTTGCCGATGGCGTTCGGGATACGAGCCACGATGCCGGCGAAGATGATCAGGGAGATACCGTTGCCGATCCCCTTCTCGGACATCTGCTCGCCGAGCCACATAATGAACGCGGTACCTGCGGTCAGGGTGATCACCGTCATCAGCCTGAAGCTCCAGCCCGGATTCGGCACCACCAGCTCGCCGGCGGGGCCGCGCATGGCTTCGAGGCCGATGCTGATGCCGAACGCCTGGACCACCGCCAGCACGATGGTGCCGTAGCGGGTGTACTGGATGATCTTCTTCCTGCCAGCGTCACCTTCCTTGGAAAGCTTCTCGACGGCGGGAAGCACTACGGTGAGGAGCTGGAAGATGATGGAGGAGGAGATGTACGGCATGATGCCGAGGGCGAAGACGGTCAGCTTCTCGAGAGCCCCGCCAGAAAACATGTCGAACATACCGAGCAGCGTGCCCTGCGCAGCCTTGAAGAACTGCGAGAGCGCCTGGGCGTCGATCCCCGGAGTAGGGATGTGGCACCCTACCCGGTAGACGGCCAGCATGGCCAGCGAAAACAGGACCTTCTTTTTGAGCTCGGGGATCTTGAAAATGTTCTGGAAGGCTTCTATCAAGACTAAATCTCCTCGATGGATCCACCTGCCGCAGTTATTTTTTCGCGAGCAGAGGCGCTGAATTTGTGAGCCTTGATGGTCAGTGCCCGGGTGATGTCACCCGTTGCCAGCACCTTGATGCCGTCGCGCACGCCGGAGATGATCCCGCTCTTCAGAAGCGCCTCGGCGTCGATGACGCTCCCCGCCTCGAACACTTCCAGCTGGCAGAGGTTCACCAGGGCGTAGTCCTTCTTGGACAGCGGGGTGAATCCGCGCTTGGGAAGCCTTCTGTGCATCGGCATCTGGCCGCCCTCGAAGCCGGGCTTCACAGAACCGCCGGAGCGCGCCTTCTGGCCTTTGTGGCCCTTGGTAGCGGTCTTGCCGTGACCGGAGCCGATGCCCCTGCCGATACGCTTTCTATTCTTGGTCGACCCGACGGCCGGTTTGATGGTATTTAATTGCATTTTTATCACCTTTAGGGGGATTACTCTTCGACTCTTACCAGATGGGCCACCTTGGCGATCATGCCGCGGATCTCCGGGGTGTCCTGCAGGGTCACGGTCTTCTCACGCTTGGTGAGCCCCATGCCGAGCAGACGGCCTTTCATTTTCTCGGACTGGCCGATGGCGCTCCGAACCAGGGTTATCTTCAGTTCTGCAGACATGTTCAACTCCTTAAATGCTATTCGGTGATGCCGCGACGCGCCATCAGCTCTTCCGCAGTCTTGAGACGGGAGAGACCCGCGAATGCGGCCTTGACCACGTTGTGCGGGTTGTTGGAGCCCAGGCACTTGGCAAGGATGTTGTGCAGACCTGCCGACTCGAATACCGCGCGGGCGGCGCCGCCTGCGATGACACCGGTACCCGGGGAAGCGGGCATCATGAGAACCTTGCCCGCGCCGAAGCAGCCGAGGATCTCGAACGGGATGGTCTGGCCGGCCACGATGGGAACCTTGATCAGGTTCTTCTTGGCCTGCTCGACCCCTTTGCGGATCGCTTCCGGCACTTCGTTGGCCTTGCCCAGGCCGTAGCCCACGCAGCCGTTACCGTCGCCTACCACCACGAGGGCGGAGAAGCTGAACCTGCGGCCACCCTTCACCACCTTGGCTACGCGGCTGATGTGGACGACCCTATCGGTAAGATTCATTTCACTGGCATTGATCTTAAGCAAACTAATTCCTCCTTACCTGCCCTAGAAGGACAGACCGTTTTCGCGTGCGGCGTCAGCCAGAGCTTTGATCCTACCGTGGTAGAGGAAGCCGTTGCGGTCGAAGACCACCGCGGTGATTTCCTTCTCCAGGGCCTTCTTGGCAATCGCGGCGCCCACCTTGGCGGCAGCTTCGATGTTGCCGGTGTAGCTGAGCCCCTCGGCAACGTCGCCCACCAGGGTGGAGGCCGAGGCGAGGGTTGCGCCGGTGGTGTCGTCGATCAACTGAGCGTATATGTGGCGTGCACTCTTGAAGACGTTCAGTCTCGGGCGTGCCGGCGATCCGGTTATTTTCTTCCTGACCCTGGTCTGTCTCTTAAGACGAGCTACCTGTTTTTGGGCTAAAGAACTCAAGGCACTTCTCCTTAGCAATTGCTATTTTTTACCGGTTTTGCCGGCTTTTCTCAGAATCGTTTCGTCAGCGTACTTCACACCCTTGCCCTTGTACGGCTCGGGCGGACGGAACGCGCGGATCTTGGCGGCGGTCTCGCCGACCATCTCCTTGTCGATGCCCATGACCTTCAGCTTGGTCATCTTCTCCACCTCGACGGTGATGCCTGCCGGAAGCTCGAAGTTGACCGGGTGCGAGAAGCCCAGGGCCAGGTTCAGCACGTTGCCCTTCACCTCGGCGCGGTAACCGACGCCGTTGATCTCGAGCAGCGTCTCGAACCCTTTGGAGACGCCGACCACCATGTTGTTGATCAGGGTCCTGGTCAGGCCGTGGGCCGAGCGGGACTTGATGGTGTCGTCGTTCCTGTTCACCGTGATCGCCTGCGCGGTCACGTCGACGGAGACGCCTTCCCCGATGCTGCGGGCGAGTTTCCCTTTCGGGCCCTCCACCTTGATCTCAGGGGCGTTGTATATGACTTTCACCCCCGCGGGAATCGCGATGGGAAGTTTTCCTATTCTAGACATGCAAAGCTCCTTAAAGCGAAATGACTACCAGACCGTGCAGAGAACTTCTCCGCCGATGCCCATTTCACGGGCGGTCTTGTCGGTTACCAGCCCCTTCGAAGTCGAGAGGATGGCTACGCCCAGTCCGTTCTTCACCTGCTTGATCTTGTCGGAGTTGACATAGACCCGGCCGCCCGGCTTGCTGATCCTCTTGATCTCGTTGATGACCGGTTCCTTCTCGTCGATGAACTTGAGGTAAACCCGCAGGATACCCTGCTTGTTGTCCGCGATCACCTTGAAGTTCTTGATGAACCCTTCGGCGCGCAGCACCGTGGCGAGGCTCACCTTGAGGTTCGACGAGGGAATGTCAACTTTCTGGTGTTTTGCCATACCAGCGTTCCTGATTCTGGTCAGCATGTCGGTAACTGGATCTGTCATGCACATACAAACTACTCCTCTTTCCTAAATCGGAATCTTTTTACCAACTGGACTTTATCACACCGGGAATCTGACCGAGGTTGGACAGCTTCCTCAGGCAGATCCTGCACATGTCAAATTTCCGGTAGTAAGCTCTGGGGCGGCCGCACAAAGGGCAGCGATTACGCTCGCGCACCTTGAACTTGTTCCCTCTCTGAGCCTTTATGATCATAGATGTCTTAGCCACGGAGTTCCTCCAAACCTGTATTAGTTCCTGAACGGCAGACCCATCAGCTTGAGCAGGGCTTTCCCCTCAGCGTCGGTCTTTGCCGTGGTCACGATCGTGATATTGAGGCCCTTGATCTTGTCGACCTTGTCGTAATCGATCTCGGGGAAGATCAACTGCTCCTTGACGCCCAGGGAGTAGTTACCCTTGCCGTCGAAGGCCTTGCCGGAGATCCCCTTGAAGTCGCGGACGCGCGGCAGCGATACGCTAACCAGGCGGTCGAGGAACTCGTACATCTTCTCGCGGCGCAACGTCACGGCGCAGCCGATAGGCATCCCCTGGCGCAGTTTGAAGCCCGCGATGGACTTCTTCGCCTTGGTGATGACCGGGCGCTGCCCCGTGATGGCGGCCAGTTCCTCTGCTGCGGAGTCCAGGATCTTGACGTTCTGGATCGCCTCGCCGAGGCCCATGTTGACCACGATCTTCACCAGCTTGGGGACTTCCATGATGTTCTTGTAATTCTGGTCCTTCATGAGGGCCGGAACCATCTCTTTATTGTAAAGCTCAGCTAGCCGTGCCATTGCAATCCTCCAAACTATTTATCGAAAGACTCGCCGCATTTTACGCAGCAGCGCGCCTTCTTACCGTCTTCGAGTACGGTGGTTTTGGTCCTGACCGGCTTGTTGCACTTCCCGCAGAGCAGCATGACGTTGGAGATGTGCACCGGAGCTTCCTTCTCCAGGATGCCCCCCTGCTCGGACCCGCGGGGCTTCTGGTGGCGCTTGACCACGTTGACCCCTTCGACGATGACCCCGTCCTTCTTGGGATGGATGGAGATCACCTTGCCGCTTTTGGAGCGGTCCTTGCCCGCGATGACCACGACGGTGTCGTTTTTCTTTACATGTAATTTTTTGCCCAGCATCTCTTATTCTCCAGGATCTTGTCTAAAGTACCTCGGGGGCGAGGGATATGATCTTCATGAACTTCTTGGCGCGAAGTTCCCTGGCGACCGGCCCGAAGATACGAGTGCCGACCGGCTCCTTGGCGTTGTTGATGACCACGCCGGAGTTGGTGTCGAAACGGATGTAGGAGCCGTCAGGACGTCCCACAGCCTTGGCGGTGCGCACCACGACAGCCTTCACCACGTCACCCTTTTTCACCTTCGAATTGGGGAGAGCTTCCTTCACGGAAGCGACGATGATGTCGCCAATCCCGGCGTAACGGCGCTTGGAGCCGCCGAGCACTTTAATGCAAAAGAGCTTCTTCGCGCCGGAGTTGTCCGCCACGTCCAATAGTGTCTGCATCTGAATCATTGTTTAACTCCCGGCGAGCCCTTAACCCTTGGACTCGATAATCTGTCTGATTTTCCAGCGCTTGTCCTTGGAAAGCGGACGAGTCTCTACGATGAGGACGCGGTCGCCGATCTTCGCGGCATTGTCCATGTCGTGCGCCTTGTACTTGGCGGAGCGCTTGATGTACTTGTTGTAGACGGGGTGCTTCACCAGACGGTCGACTTTCACTACCGCGGTCTTGTCCATCTTGTCGCTGACGACCACACCGACCTGAGTTTTCCTGTTGCCTCTTTCGCTCATATATATCTCTTAGCCTCTCTTTTCACGGAGTATGGTCTTCACGCGGGCGATGTCCTTCCTCAGGTTGGAAACCTTGGAAGTGTTTTCCAGCCGCCCGGTGTGAAGCTGAAACTTCACGTTGAAGAGTTCCTTGGTCAGCTCCGTGCCTTTGGCTTCGAGCTCAGCAGCCGTCGCTTTTTTCAGTTCGTTAGCCTTCATTGATTTCCGTCCTTGTGATGAACTTGCTGGCTACGGGGAGCTTGTGCGCCGCGAGCCTGAACGCCTCGCGCGCTACTTCCTCGCTGACCCCTTCCATCTCGTAAAGGATCCTGCCCGGCTTGATGACGCAAACCCAGGAGTCCGGGGAGCCTTTCCCCTTACCCATACGGGTCTCGGCAGGTTTCGAGGTGAGCGGTTTGTCCGGGAAAATACGGATCCAGATCTTGCCACCCCTCTTGATGTAACGGGTCATAGCGATACGGGCAGCTTCGATCTGGCGGGAGTCCAGCCAGCCGCACTCGGTGGCCTGCAGGCCGAAGTCGCCGAAGGCGAGCTCAACGCCGCGCTGCGGAGTACCGGTCATGCGCCCCTTCATCTGCTTTCTATACTTAACTTTCTTGGGCATTAACATCGCAAAAAACTCCTGTTCCTATTTTTTAGCGGAGAGCACTTCACCCTTGAAGAGGAGCACTTTTACGCCGATGATCCCGTAGGTGGTCTTCGCCTCGGCGAAGCCGTAATCGATGTCCGCGCGCAACGTGTGCAGCGGCACCCTCCCCTCGCGGTACCATTCCGTCCTGGACATCTCTGCGCCGCCCAGACGGCCCGAGCAGGTAATCCTGATCCCTTTGGCGCCGAACTTGAGCGTCGAGGTGACGCTCTTTTTCATGGCACGGCGGAACGCGATACGGCGCTCCAGCTGCATGGCCACGTTCTCGGCGACGAGCTGTGCGTCCAGCTCGGGCTTCCTGACTTCCTGTATGTTAAGGTAGACCTCTTTGTCGGTGAGCTTGGCCAGCTCCTTCTTCAGGGTCTCGACCTCGGAGCCCTTCTTACCGATGATGAGGCCCGGACGGGCGGTGTAGATATTTATCTTCGCCTTGCCCGCAGCGCGCTCGATCTCGATCTTGGAGACGCCGGAATGATACAGCCTTTTTTTAAGGAAATTGCGCAGCTTCAGATCTTCGTGAAGAAGCTTTGCATAATCTTTTTCCGCGTACCATTTCGAATCCCAGGTTTTAATAACCCCGAGTCTGAACCCGATAGGATTTACTTTCTGACCCAAAACATCACCTCCGACCCGTTTCTTATTTCTTTTCCGCAAGGACCACGGTAATGTGGCTCGTCGGTTTTCTGATCTTGCTGGCCCGGCCCATGGCGCGGGGGGTGAAGCGCTTAAGTACTGCGCCGCCGTCGACGAAAATCGTCTTGACGAAGAGTTTGTCCACATCGGAGCAACCCTTCTGCTCGGCGTTGGCCACGGCAGAGGAGAGGAGCTTCGAGATGAGCTTCGCCGACGGTTGCGGCGAAAAACGCAGAGTGTTCAGCGCAGTCTGAATGCCCTTGCCCCTGACGAGATCCACGACCAGGCGTGTCTTTCTCGGAGAGAGGCGGACAGAGGATAATTTAGCCGATGATTCCATTACAAAACTCCTTTAGGGACCTTACTTCTTCTTGAGCTTGCTCTTCTTGTCAGCAGCGTGGCCGTAGAAGGTCCTGGTGGGTGAGAACTCGCCCATCTTGTGGCCGACCATGTTCTCGGTGACGAACACAGGGATGAACTTCTTGCCGTTGTGCACCGCGAAGGTGAGTCCGATGAACTCGGGGATGATGGTCGAGCGACGCGACCAGGTCTTGATCACCTTCTTGCTGCCGGCCTGTTCTGCCTGGGCTTTCGCTTCCAGATGTCCGTCGACGAAAGGCCCCTTCTTTATAGATCTTGCCATCTTTTAAAATCCTCTATCCAGATGATTTATTTGGTGCGTTTCTTCACGATGAACGGGGTGGAACGCTTGTTGGTGCGCGTCTTGTAACCCTTCGTCGGGATACCCCACGGGGTTACCGGGTGACGGCCACCGGAGGTCCTGCCCTCGCCACCGCCGTGCGGGTGGTCGACCGGGTTCATCGCGACGCCCCTTACGTGGGGGCGTACGCCGAGCCAGCGGGAGCGGCCCGCCTTGCCGATGGAGACGTTCTCGTGATCCACGTTGCCCACCTGGCCGATGGTCGCCTTGCAGTCCATCAGGATCATGCGGACTTCGCCGGAGGGGAGCTTCACCTGGCCGTACTTCCCTTCTTTGGCCATGAGCTGTGCGAAGGTGCCGGCGGAGCGCGCAAGCTGTGCGCCCTTGCCGATCTTCAGCTCGATGTTGTGAATGATAGTACCCAGCGGGATGCACCTGATGGGGAGCGCGTTGCCCGGCTTGATGTCGGCCTGCTCGCTGGAGATAACGGCGTCACCCACTTTCAGGGAAAGCGGAGCCAGAATGTAGCGCTTCTCGCCGTCTGCGTAGTTAAGAAGAGCGATGCGCGCGCTGCGGCACGGATCGTACTCGATGCTGGCGACCTTGGCCGGGATGTCGGTCTTGTCACGGCGGAAGTCGATAATCCTGTACTTCTGCTTGTGACCACCACCGACGTTCCTGGAAGTGATGCGGCCATTCGAGTTCCTGCCGCCGCTTTTCTTGAGGTTTTCAACGAGGGACCTCTCGGGCTTGCAGGCAGTGATCTCCTCGAAGGTCGAGCAGGTCTGCGCCCTTCTACCCGGAGAAGTAGGTTTGTAAGTTTTTATAGCCATTATCTAAATCCCCACAGATATTTTTATGCTTCGAAGAAATCTACGTTGGAACCCTCTTTCAGGGTGACGTACGCCTTCTTCCAGTTAGAACGCTTGCCGATGCCCTTGGCGGTGCGCTTGGTTTTGCCGGCCACGTTGACGGTGTTGACGGCGGAAACCTGCGCGTTGAAGAGCTTCTCGACGGCCGCCTTGATCTCTATCTTGTTGGCCGCGCCGTTCACCACGAAAGCGACGACGTTCTTGTCGTCTTTCTCTACCGTGGTCTTCTCAGTGATGAGAGGTTTCTTTATGACGTCATAAATGTTCATGACTGTAATGCTCCTTCAACACGACGAACGGCTGCCTCGGTAAAGACGACGCTCTGGTATTTCATAATGTCGAAAATATTGAGACCTTCAGGACCCAGCACCTTGACGTGTTTCACATTGCGGGCGGACAGTTCTAAAGTGGGAGTCGCAGTATCAGTGATAACGAGCGTCTTGTCAAGGTTAAAAGCAGTTAGTACCTCAACAAATGCCTTTGTCTTGATGGAGGGAAGCTCCAAGCTGTTCACCACGGTGATTGCGTCCTTCTTGTAGAGCATCGAAAGAGCGCTTCTCAGCGCGGCCTTCCTCGCCTTCTTGTTCATGGAGAGGTTGTAGTCTTTCGGCTGCGGACCGAAGGCGACGCCGCCGCCCGGGTACTGGGGAGCCCTGCGGCAACCCTGGCGGGCCTGGCCGGTTCCCTTCTGCTTGAACGGCTTCTTGCCGGAACCTGCCACCAGGGCGCGGTTCTTGACGGCAACGGTACCCTGCCTGCGGTTAGCGAGCTGGATCTTTACGGCCTCGTGGATCAGGTACTCGCGGACGTCGTCGTTGAAGACTGCGTCGTCGAGCTCGATCTCACCGACCTTTGCTTTCTTGATGTCAAATACGTCTAGCTTTGCCATAACTATCTCCAGCCCCCGTTATTTCTTCGCCTTGACGGAGTCCTTGATCAGGACAACGCCGTTGGCGGAACCGGGGATCGCTCCACCGAGCAGAATCAGATTGTCAGCAGCGTCAACGCGAACCACCTTGAGGCGCTGCACGGTCACCTTCTCGTTACCGAGCTGGCCCGGCATCTTCTTGTTCTTGAAAACCCTGGAGGGGGTCGCGGAGCAGCCGATGGAGCCCGGAGCACGGTGGAAACGGGAGCCGTGGCTCGACCGTCCGCCTTTGAAGCCCCAGCGCTTGATGACGCCGGCAAAACCCTTACCGATGGAGGTGCCGGTCACGTCGACCAGGTCGCCTTCCTCGAAAACCGCAGCCTCAATCACGTCGCCCAGGTTGTAGGCGTCGGTGTCGTCCATGCGCAGTTCGCGGTAGTGGGTGAACACGCCCGCGCCGGCACCCTTGCAGTGCCCGACCTGTGCTGCGTTAGCCCTGGAGGCTTCCTTCGCTCCGAAACCGACCTGTATGGCGGAGTAGCCGTCCTTTGCCACGCTCTTCTTCTGGACGACGACGCACGGCCCAGCCTCGACGACGGTAACAGCGATGCGTCTGCCGTCTTCGGCGAATATCTGGGTCATCCCCAGCTTTTTCCCAATCAATCCCTTATTCATGGTCGACTTCCTATCCTTGTATTAAAGCTTGATCTCGACGTCCACACCTGCGGAGAGGTCGAGTTTCATCAGAGCGTCAACAGTCTGCTGAGTCGGCTCGAGGATGTCGATCAGGCGTTTGTGGGTCCTGATCTCGAACTGCTCGCGCGACTTCTTGTCGACGTGCGGTCCACGAAGCACGCAGTACTTGTTGATCACGGTCGGCAGCGGGATCGGGCCGGCAACGCGTGCCCCGGTCCGTTTCGCGGTGTCGACGATCTCGCCAACAGAGGTATCAAGCAGCTTGTGGTCGTATGCTTTCAAGCGAATTCTAATTTTCTGACTAGGCATCTCTTCCTCGTGATGAAACAAGTTTTCAGTTTACAGCCGAAGTTTCCGGCAGGACCGCACAGGCGGCCCGCCGGAAACCGGGATGAAAACCGTATGTTTTTCTGTTCTTATTCGATGATGGAGGCTACAACACCTGCGCCGACGGTACGGCCGCCTTCGCGGATTGCGAAACGCAGACCTTCGTCCATCGCGATCGGGGTGATCAGGTTGACGGTCACCGAGACGTTGTCGCCCGGCATGACCATCTCTACGCCAGCCTCGAGGTCAACCACGCCGGTCACGTCGGTGGTCCTGAAGTAGAACTGCGGACGGTAGCCGTTGAAGAACGGGGTGTGGCGGCCGCCTTCCTCTTTGGAGAGGATGTAGGCTTCTGCCTTGAACTTGGTGTGCGGGGTGATGGAACCCGGCTTGGCCAGAACCTGGCCGCGCTCGATCTCTTCACGCTTCACGCCGCGGAGCAGTGCGCCGATGTTGTCGCCTGCGCGGCCTTCGTCGAGGAGCTTACGGAACATCTCGACGCCGGTTACGGTGGTCTTGGTGGTGGCTTTCATGCCGACGATCTCGACCTCTTCGCCGACCTTCACGATCCCGCGCTCTACACGACCGGTTGCGACGGTACCGCGACCGGAGATGGAGAACACGTCCTCGACCGGCATCAGGAAGGGCTTGTCGATGGCGCGCTGCGGCTCCGGGATGTAGGTGTCGACAGCTTCCATCAGCTTCATGATGGCCTGCTCGCCCAGCTCGCCCTGGTCACCTTCAAGCCCTTTCAGAGCGGAACCCTTGATGATGGGGATATCGTCGCCCGGGAAGTCGTAGGAGGAGAGAAGTTCGCGAACTTCCAGCTCGACCAGCTCGAGGAGTTCCTCGTCGTCCACCATGTCGGCCTTGTTCAGGAACACGACGATGTAGGGGACGCCGACCTGACGTGCGAGCAGGATGTGCTCGCGGGTCTGCGGCATCGGGCCGTCTGCTGCGGAAACGACCAGGATGGCGCCGTCCATCTGCGCTGCACCGGTGATCATGTTCTTTACGTAGTCGGCGTGACCCGGGCAGTCGACGTGAGCGTAGTGACGCTTGTCGGTCTCGTACTCGACGTGGGCGGTAGCGATGGTGATACCACGCTCGCGCTCTTCCGGTGCGTTGTCGATCTGGTCGAACGCCTTGAACTCGGCCTGGCCCTTGCCTGCGAGCACCTTGGTGAT from Citrifermentans bremense harbors:
- the rpmC gene encoding 50S ribosomal protein L29, with amino-acid sequence MKANELKKATAAELEAKGTELTKELFNVKFQLHTGRLENTSKVSNLRKDIARVKTILREKRG
- the rplP gene encoding 50S ribosomal protein L16, with protein sequence MLMPKKVKYRKQMKGRMTGTPQRGVELAFGDFGLQATECGWLDSRQIEAARIAMTRYIKRGGKIWIRIFPDKPLTSKPAETRMGKGKGSPDSWVCVIKPGRILYEMEGVSEEVAREAFRLAAHKLPVASKFITRTEINEG
- the rpsC gene encoding 30S ribosomal protein S3, with protein sequence MGQKVNPIGFRLGVIKTWDSKWYAEKDYAKLLHEDLKLRNFLKKRLYHSGVSKIEIERAAGKAKINIYTARPGLIIGKKGSEVETLKKELAKLTDKEVYLNIQEVRKPELDAQLVAENVAMQLERRIAFRRAMKKSVTSTLKFGAKGIRITCSGRLGGAEMSRTEWYREGRVPLHTLRADIDYGFAEAKTTYGIIGVKVLLFKGEVLSAKK
- the rplV gene encoding 50S ribosomal protein L22; this translates as MESSAKLSSVRLSPRKTRLVVDLVRGKGIQTALNTLRFSPQPSAKLISKLLSSAVANAEQKGCSDVDKLFVKTIFVDGGAVLKRFTPRAMGRASKIRKPTSHITVVLAEKK
- the rpsS gene encoding 30S ribosomal protein S19: MARSIKKGPFVDGHLEAKAQAEQAGSKKVIKTWSRRSTIIPEFIGLTFAVHNGKKFIPVFVTENMVGHKMGEFSPTRTFYGHAADKKSKLKKK
- the rplB gene encoding 50S ribosomal protein L2, translating into MAIKTYKPTSPGRRAQTCSTFEEITACKPERSLVENLKKSGGRNSNGRITSRNVGGGHKQKYRIIDFRRDKTDIPAKVASIEYDPCRSARIALLNYADGEKRYILAPLSLKVGDAVISSEQADIKPGNALPIRCIPLGTIIHNIELKIGKGAQLARSAGTFAQLMAKEGKYGQVKLPSGEVRMILMDCKATIGQVGNVDHENVSIGKAGRSRWLGVRPHVRGVAMNPVDHPHGGGEGRTSGGRHPVTPWGIPTKGYKTRTNKRSTPFIVKKRTK
- a CDS encoding 50S ribosomal protein L23 — its product is MNIYDVIKKPLITEKTTVEKDDKNVVAFVVNGAANKIEIKAAVEKLFNAQVSAVNTVNVAGKTKRTAKGIGKRSNWKKAYVTLKEGSNVDFFEA
- the rplD gene encoding 50S ribosomal protein L4, producing the protein MAKLDVFDIKKAKVGEIELDDAVFNDDVREYLIHEAVKIQLANRRQGTVAVKNRALVAGSGKKPFKQKGTGQARQGCRRAPQYPGGGVAFGPQPKDYNLSMNKKARKAALRSALSMLYKKDAITVVNSLELPSIKTKAFVEVLTAFNLDKTLVITDTATPTLELSARNVKHVKVLGPEGLNIFDIMKYQSVVFTEAAVRRVEGALQS
- the rplC gene encoding 50S ribosomal protein L3; the encoded protein is MNKGLIGKKLGMTQIFAEDGRRIAVTVVEAGPCVVVQKKSVAKDGYSAIQVGFGAKEASRANAAQVGHCKGAGAGVFTHYRELRMDDTDAYNLGDVIEAAVFEEGDLVDVTGTSIGKGFAGVIKRWGFKGGRSSHGSRFHRAPGSIGCSATPSRVFKNKKMPGQLGNEKVTVQRLKVVRVDAADNLILLGGAIPGSANGVVLIKDSVKAKK
- the rpsJ gene encoding 30S ribosomal protein S10 — encoded protein: MPSQKIRIRLKAYDHKLLDTSVGEIVDTAKRTGARVAGPIPLPTVINKYCVLRGPHVDKKSREQFEIRTHKRLIDILEPTQQTVDALMKLDLSAGVDVEIKL
- the tuf gene encoding elongation factor Tu, whose product is MAKAKFERTKPHVNIGTIGHVDHGKTTLTAAITKVLAGKGQAEFKAFDQIDNAPEERERGITIATAHVEYETDKRHYAHVDCPGHADYVKNMITGAAQMDGAILVVSAADGPMPQTREHILLARQVGVPYIVVFLNKADMVDDEELLELVELEVRELLSSYDFPGDDIPIIKGSALKGLEGDQGELGEQAIMKLMEAVDTYIPEPQRAIDKPFLMPVEDVFSISGRGTVATGRVERGIVKVGEEVEIVGMKATTKTTVTGVEMFRKLLDEGRAGDNIGALLRGVKREEIERGQVLAKPGSITPHTKFKAEAYILSKEEGGRHTPFFNGYRPQFYFRTTDVTGVVDLEAGVEMVMPGDNVSVTVNLITPIAMDEGLRFAIREGGRTVGAGVVASIIE